The nucleotide window AGGTGCCTATGAGCAGGGTGCCGGTTTGCAAGTCACCTTTTCTCCGGAAGAGGCCACCTTTGACCCCGGTGCCACCCTTGAAGTTCAGCTAACAGTGAGGGGGTGGGACGGTACTGCCATTGAGGACGGCTCATCCGTGGAGTGGAAAATTGCTCCCGATTCATCGTACGTGATTGTTGAGTCCAGTGAGGCTGTCACCACAGACGGAATTGCCCAAGCCACCATCAAGGCAGCCGATGATACACCCGTCGGTTTTCAGTTCAGGGTACGGGCCCTGTTGGCGGGGAATATTCCTGTTGAGTCCGCCAGTTTCTTTGTGGGGCAGAAGGTAGAGGCGCCGCCGCCGGCACCTGTGAATATCAGGATCACTCCCGACGGCTGGACACAGGATAACAATTTTACCATTGAGTGGGAGAATCCGGAGTGGGTTTACGATATCGAAGGTGCCTGGTTTAGGTTTGAAAATGGTGATCCCCAGTTCTTTCCTCAACCGAACATAAATAAGGTGGAAGGGGGGCAGATGCCCTATAATGGCGATTTTGCCATCAAGGTGTGGCTACAGGACGAGTTCCAGCAGTCGGATGAAGCCAACTCCGCTGAAGTGCACGCCATGTGGGATGATGAAGCGCCATATGACTTTGATCTCACCTCTCCTGGTGGCTGGTACAGCGAAGAGGAGGCTCTCTTTGAGTGGGAGCAGGAAGGCGATAACGCCTCCGGTCTGGCGTACTATGATCTCCATGTAGGTAGTAGTGTCTATTTTGTAGATCCCTGGGTGGATGATCATGATCCCAGTTCAACTGATGTCATCAGTTTCGAGTTGGATGACCCGCTTCCTGAGGAGTCTATCAACTGGTATGTAGAAGCCTTTGATCACGGCGGGAATGTCAAAATGTCACCTACATGGACTGTTGATGTTGACAGGACACCGCCCAACATTTCTCACATCCCGGTGACAAACGCAACGCTGGGTGAGTCCACAACCATTGGTGCCGGCGTCAGTGATAACCGCTCCGGTGTTATGTATCTTGAGCTTTTCCACAGGTTTGGTGGTGAGGACCAGTGGAACGGTCCTTTCGATCTTCTCTCTAGTGGCTATACCATACCGGGTACAGATATTACCACGGAGGGTCTTGAGTATTTCATTGAGGCGTCAGATATTGCCGGCAACACTACCACTCATCCAACTGAAGGTTCTTACGCCATTATTGTCGCCATTCCCGGTGATGGCCAGTTGAGCAACGCCCGCTGGCCCTCAGGTGTCCCTGCCGGCAAGGAGGTGACCAACTACCAGCTTATGAGTTTTCCCATCATTCCTGATAATGGTAGTGCCACTGCCATTCTTGAGGACGACCTGGGCACCTATGACAACACCATCTGGCGTTTCTATGGTTACAGTGGCGGCGGGAACTATGAGGAGTATCCCAGCGTCAGCATCAGACCAGGGGTCTCCTATTTTCTTATTACAACTCTGGATGGGGTCACTATAGACACCGATGCGGGGGAGACAGCCAGTACCAGCCAGCCATTTGAGGTAAATCTCAACAGCGGTGACTGGACCCTTGTGGGCAACCCCTTTGACTTTGATATCTCTCTGGATAGGATCACCACCAATGACGGTACTTCTCTCAGCAATGATGCCAATGTTTACAGTTTCAGCGGTGAATGGCGGACAGCCTCCACCCTGAAGCCGTGGGAAGGGATTGCTTATAAGTCAGCAACCGCCAGCAAGCTTTATATTGAACCGAGGTCCTCTATGCGGCTTGCCAGAAGCGGCTCTGGTGGTCTTGAAGAAGGGGAGTGGCTGGTGGACATCAGTGCCAACAACGGTTTTGGGTCAGATAATCTTAACACTGTGGGTGTAAGATATACAGCTCAGGATGGTTATGATCCCCTGGACGGCTATGAGCCTCCCATGCTCCCCGGCAGTGTCTCCCTTAGGATGCCCCATGATGACTGGGAAGAGCATAACGATATCTATACTACTGATATCCGTTCCGTCTCTGAAGAAGGCCAGGTGTGGGACATGGAGGTGATCTCCGGTGATCCTGACTTTAACACCTACCTCATTTTCGAGGGACTTGAAGGTATTCCTGAAGATTTTGATATTTTTCTTATAGACAAGTCATCCAGGACCGCTCAGAACCTTAAATGGAAACCTGAGTATCTTTTTGATGTAGCCTCGCAAAACAGCCGGAAGGAACTGCGGTTCGTGGCTGGTCAGAGGGATTTCGTCCAGTCCAACAGCGCCGGTGTGGACCTATTCCCCGATGAGTACAACCTGTCACAGAACTTCCCCAATCCGTTCAACGCCCAGACGTCCCTCACCATATCCCTCAGGGATGATGCTCACATTGATCTAGAGATATACAATCTACTCGGTGAAAGGATAGCCATCATGGCGAAGCGTGAGTTCAGGCCGTCAGGGTATTATACCTTTATATGGGACGGGAAGGACGGTTACGGCAACTCTGTGGCCAGTGGTGTTTACCTCGCCTACGGCCGCATCGCCAGCAAGAGTGGTAAGGCACTGAAAACCCAGAGCCGGAAACTGGTGCTGGTGAAGTGATAACTTTCTCTTAGTCATTGCGAACAGTCCCGAAAAATTGGGACGACGGGGCCTGTACGGATGAAGGTCGGGGCGATGACAGTTAAGAAAGTGTATTAATCTACTTGAAAATCACTTTAGATATACCTATTGTTAGCTGATTCACACCTGTGTAAAGGGGAAATTTGTTAAGTTGTCTCTATTCAGTAGACCAGAGAGGTAAACCTATGGCCGTTTTGAAGAAATCACTTTCACTGTTTCTTGCGTGGACTATTTTCCTTTTTTCATTTCCTGTTACCGTTCATTCTCAAGACAGGCTAGCTGTTGCTGTTATGGATCTTGAGGGTCGAGGCCTTTCAGCCATGGAAGCTGCTACCCTAACCGATCGTCTGCGTTCGGAAATGGTTAACATTGGTGTATTCCAGGTTGTGGAACGGGGCCAGATGGAAATGCTTCTGGAAGAACAGGGGTTCCAGCAGACGGGGTGTACCTCAGCAGAGTGTGCTGTGGAGATGGGAAAAATGCTGGGTGTGCAGGCTATGGCAACGGGTAGTATAGGTAAACTCGGCACCATGTGGACCCTGGATGTTCGAATGTTTGATGTTGGCACAGGTGAGATCAGTAAAGTCTCCAGCCGGAATTTTCAAGGCGGTGTGGAAGGTCTTCTGGGTCTTCTCAAACTGGTGGTCAAGGATCTTGCAGGCATTCCCGTGGAAGAAGAACAGCCTGCGGCTGCTGAAGAACCGGTGGCTGAAGCCGAACAACCAAAAAAGAAAAGTGGCGGGTTTTTTAAACTTCTCCTTCTAGTGGCCATTGGTGGTGGTGGCTACTATGCTTATAGCGAAGGGATGTTGGATGAACTCCTGGGGCAGGATACCGGACCGGGAGATTTGCCTATGCCTCCTGATCCACCTACGGAACCGGGTTCCAATTAGGAGGGATGAAGATGCTTAACAGATACAAAAAAGTTTTTCGTAAAGTTTTGCTTGTTTCCCTGCTGGCTCCTATGACTCTCTTTGGCGGCTCCTATGATTTTCAGATGGGGGATATGGTATTAGTCAATGTTGATCAACTTAACGGTGCTGACAGATGGAGCATGGAATTTTTTGTGATCTACCACGGCGAGACCTGGCAGACAGAGCAGGTTTATTTCGAACGATATCCCGATCCAAGCTCTGAAGATCCGGACATCTATCTCAGGTCCTTTTATGATCAGAGCACTGGTACCCCTGACATGGTTTTTCAGTTTCATGCTGAACCCTATACCACTGTTGATACACCTCTTGAGTTGCGTTTACCTCCAGCGGATGTGAATGTGAGCGGTTTTAACTGGGTTTATGTTGAATATAACGGAACGGACCTGTCAATCTATTTTAACGGTACGACCATGAAAGATGCTCACAAACAGGCTGGCGGAACACTCCACAGTTCCAACGAACCCTTTGAGTTCGGGTCCCGGTCACAGGGCGTTGGTGGTGAAGAGTCGGGCTATACCATGGACGAGGTTCACTTTATGCTGGATACGCGTCCCACCGGTGGCAGTTTCCAGCCTCCGAACCAGAGTTATGGACCCATGGAGCATACGGTCATGCTGTGGCATTTCGACGAGACCGGCGGCAATCAAATTATTGATGAATCTAGTCATGAAAATGATGGTGAAATCGACGGCAATGGAGCCTGGGAAACCCAGGATGCATTTGATAGCGGCGGTGGCGGTCCCGGTCCCGGTATGCAGAACACTATTGAGGTAAAAGTTATTCTCAACCAAAGTGTTGGCAACGGACAACTTGATGTTGCTGTCTGGTTTCCAGGACTAACCTGGGATGATCCACCCTCAATGTCTGAGAGAAGGGGTGAAAATTCACCCTCTCCTTCGCAGGGATGGATGCTAAGCTTTACTGATCCCGCTATCGGGCCCAACACGGGACCATACAAGGTCGATGCGATTTTTGATCTTAATGAAAACGGGTGGTGGGATGAAGGTGAACCTCAAATGGGGATGGATCAGCTCTTCGTTGATAACCAAGGGTATACAAAGGTTGAGTTGGACATAGGCGCAGGCGGCGGCGGTGGTGAATCCAGAATAGAGATTGTGGGTATGTCACCACCCTCCGCAGCCCATGAAGGAGCGGACGCTCTGGTTAGCGTCGAAATCCAAACAGATGCAGGGACTCAAAGCGCCGAGTTTAAGTATATGATTGGTGGTAGCACCTCCCTCAGATCAATTGACTTAACCGGTAGTTCTGATGGAGGCTGGCATATGACGTACGATTGGGAGGGTACCATTCCCGGTAGCGATATGACCAACAAAGGACTCGTGGGGTATTTTTCTGTTCAAGATTTTTCAGGGAAGACCTTGGAGTCAGACCCCATGTTCATTCAAGTCACTTTTGATGAAATTCCCATCGGCTCCACCGGCCCAGAAGTCTATCGCATGATTTCTGCTCCGGGACTGCTTGACAATAAGTCATCTGCAATTGACGCAATGGTTGCAACTCTTGTCGCTAATGAACAATCAGATGACGCCACAGAATGGCGAACCTTCCGGTGGAACGGTTCTGACTACAACGAGTCGGGGTATGCCAGCATGAACCCGGGCGAGGCTTACTGGATCATTACGCTTGGTTCACATGTGCTCACGGGCGGTTCTGGGAAGTCCACCGACCTCAGTGACCCAGTTTCCATCTCCCTCAGGAGCGGATGGACCCAGGTGGGCTCACCCTATAACTTCACGCCCAATAGCTATGTTTATGAGGCCGGAGCTGTTGAACCTTCGTTTTATCGCTATTCCGGCAGTGGCTATTCTACCACCACTACCATGAGTCCCGGCGACGGTTATTGGGTCTATGCCTACTCCGCCACATCAATGGATGTCGGTTTTGAACGTAATACGTTACTGGCGCGGGAGGCTGTAAACGAACCGTTCGATTGGAAAGGGAACATCATTGCCCGTGTGAACGGTGTGGATGACACAGAAAATATTTTTGGTGTGATGCCCGATGCATCCGAAATCTGGGACGTAGCGGATCGCCATGAGCCGCCGGTCATAGGTAACTATATCTCGGTTGCCTTTGACAACACCCACTGGAGTGAGCGTGGTGGCTTCTACAGCCGTGATGTTCACAGCACCCAGGCAGACGGTCATGAGTGGCTTTTTGTCGTTAAAACCAATGAGGAAGGTGTTGTGTCACTCGATTTTGAGTGGACAGAATCGCTTCCCTCAGATTGGGATGTTGTACTTATTGATCGCGCCGTTGGCATGGTGACCGACCTCAGGGTCGAACCTGCGTACGACTTTGCCTGTTCATGCAGTGATGAAGGGCGCGATTTTGTCATCGTTACGGGGCCTCCGGCCTTCACCCGGGGTGCTATGGATGCCTACGATGTGGTTCCTGCTGAGTACCAGCTGTCACAGAATTTCCCCAATCCGTTCAACGCTGTAACAACGTTCCGTTTCAGCTTGCCTGAGGAAAGCTCCGTTTCTATCGCTGTCTACGATATTCTGGGCCAGGAGATTGCTATCCTGGCAAACCGCCAAGCCTACGGTGCCGGTAACCACGCCCTCATTTGGGACGGTCGGAACAATGCTGGCCGAATGATGTCCACCGGCGTCTATCTCTATCGAATGGAAGCCTTCAGTAGCGGCAAAGCCATCTTCCAGGACGCCCGGAAGCTGATTATGCTGAAATAGATTTAGCGGATGGCGAGGCTTTGAAAGCCGTCTCGGATTCCGGGGCGGCTTTTTTTATTTCAAGATGAGGCTTTCCAAAGAATAGTAGGTGAGCGGTTTCAGTATCCTCAGCCTGGGATCGAGAAACGATTGTGACTCGGTTGGCAATTTGCTCCTGGCTTTCCTTATATAGCCGGGAAACTCCTCAAAAAATTCCCCGAAACGGCTGAAATCGAGAAGCGTTATTTCCTTTTTATTCTTCCCGGGTAAGAAAACCGTCAAATCGATGGTAACATCAAACTGGTCCATTTCATGGAACGGAACGAAGAAGTCGTCGTAATGGGTCGGGATGAAAAAACTAGGGCGGAGGGTTGCGAGGGCCTCGGCAATGGTGTTGTTTTCCCTCACCGGGATTCCCAGAACGAGCAGATCCGCCCGCCCGATTGCCTGGAGGTTTTGGAGGACTGCTCCATCGCAGAAGACGAATTTCAATCCCCTGTATGAGATGATATAAGCGATGGCAATGTCCCGGTAGGAGAGGTAATCGAATCCGGTGAACGGGGGGTGCCCTTCAATCTTTCCTCTAGGACCTCGCCACGGTAGGAAGTCGTACTGTGGATGGAGTGACCGGACAGCTTCTACTGTGAAGTCTCCAAACTGCCCGATTAAGTAGTGTACTACACCATCATCAAATTCAAGGAGACGTGTTTCCACCGAAAGATGATAACTTTCCACCAAAGTCACTGTGTTAGGATCCCCCACGAGTAGTGGCCTGTGATCTGCCGTTGTGGATCTTGAAATTACAAGAGGGACATCCATAACGTGATCAGCATGAGCATGACTAACAAGAATAGCATCTGCTTTTCGGTTGCCCATCGGTTTAAGAATGAGTTCATCAACAGCTATGGTATCAATCATTAGTGGAGCAAGTGGGTTACTAACAGGGGGGCGCGAAACGAATGGATCAATGAGGATTGTCGTCTTGTTGTCTCCCAACTCAAATCCCGAGGCGCCGTACCACCGCAAGCGCAGTCCGTCAGGGGGTTCTTCAGATGATCGGATGCGGGGGCCTTCCATTTGACTGCTCCATTCCAGAACTTGGCCCAATGCCGAGTCATATCCAGGAACGCCATCGTAGGAGATAGAGACTTCACGCACCTGAGCCAGCCCAATTGTGGCCAACGTCATCAACACGATAATGAAAAAACAGTGGCTCGATTTCATATGAAGAGAGAGTTGATCATTGGCAATATAGTGATGAAACTTTCTGAATTTACTGTTAAATGTGGTTTGTCATCCTCCTCAACAAAGTGTATTTTCTCACAGGGGGAAATGGATGAGATTTAGGCAAATATTTGTTCCCTTAGCCGTCGCACTAGTAGGTGCATTGCTGGCGTTCAGACCGGCGGCCACTGAATTTGGTAAGATCACCCTACCTCTCGGGATTGTGGAAGTGCAGTCAGCAGGCGGAACTGACTGGGCGCGTGCAAAAGTGAGGCATCCTGTCTTTGCGGGAGACAAGGTGCGGACAAAGCCCAAGTCACGTGCGGAGATTACACTCAACGGTGGCGGCAAGGTTCGGATTGCGGAAAATTCCGAACTTGAACTAACAGAAGCGAGCGTCACCCCAATGAAGAAGAACTTTAACGCCAACCTCAATAAGGGGAAGGTGTGGGTTGCTGCACAGGCTGCCTTCGGTGAAAAGAAGAATATAGCAGTAAGAACACCCACCGCCGTGGCGGCTATTCGGGGAACAAAGTACCGGGCCAACGCCGGAGACAAAGAAAGTCAGGTTTTAGTTTATGAAGGAAAGGTAGACATTAACACACCTGAGAACCTGGCCAAAATGCGCAGGGATGATCTTCAGCAGAGGCAGCAGCAAGGGGGACCGCCAAAGTTTTCCCTAGCTCCGGTTCAAACCATTCAGGCGCCGACACAAGTTGCCGGTCCGTTTGAGGTAACACTGGAAGAGTGGATCACTCTGGTGGAGGGGATGCAAATCAATCTCCGGGCTGACGGCAAATACCACATGTTCGAGTTCGACAAGGAGGCTGATGCCCAGAACCCGTGGGTCCAGTGGAACAGCGAGCAGGATAGCCAGAAGTAATACATCTCTAAATTCTCCAATACTCCAACATTCCATCACTCAGACGTGAATCATGTCTGACCTTCTGAAACGTGTTTTCATCGGGGCCGCCATTGGGCTCGGCGTGGGTATTATTGTAGGGTGGGGCACCTACCAGGTTGGATTTGTTGATGACTTGCTGGATGGATATGAATTTCAATCCTACGACGCCCGCATGCGGGGCAAGGTGGTGGGTGTGGAAGAGGCGTCCATTGATGATGTTATCATCATCGATATAGAGCAGGAATCGGTAAGACCAGTAGAGGAAGGGGGCCTCGGCCGTTATTTCAACTGGCCGCAAGCTTACCACGGTCAGCTCATCGATGTGGTGACCAACTCACTTCAGCTATACTGGTCCCCGCCAGAAGATGATGTGGCGCTAGACTATTACCAGGTCTTCAGGCAGGCACAGAATGATCCGGAGGCTGAGTTCGAATACATGGGCGATGCATACGATGTGATGCATACCATATCAGGACGGACGGAATGGGACGGTTACAATTTTGCCGTTGTGCCCATCTTTCCAGACGGATCCTCCGGCGAAGGTTATTTCATCGACTCCGCCAGCCTCATTGAGCCGAAAGCACTCCTCTTTGATATAATCTTCGATCCCGAGAACACATATAACTACGATCTGGTTAATACCATCACCTCTGCGAGTCCGCCGACGGATGAAGCCATTGCGGGAGCCACTCAGCAATTTCTTAAAGATAACGATCCTGCCCGTTTTGTAACATCCACGCTCACCAGTCAGAAGGCGTACCACGCCCTCGTTTTCGAACAGGAGGATTCTCTCAATTTTCTCTACAGGATGAATTCCGAGCCGGAGGGCTATGACCGGCCTGATCATTTGATCCAAATTCCCCTTGAGGATGCAGTCAAGCTTCCCA belongs to Candidatus Neomarinimicrobiota bacterium and includes:
- a CDS encoding T9SS type A sorting domain-containing protein encodes the protein MKMLNRYKKVFRKVLLVSLLAPMTLFGGSYDFQMGDMVLVNVDQLNGADRWSMEFFVIYHGETWQTEQVYFERYPDPSSEDPDIYLRSFYDQSTGTPDMVFQFHAEPYTTVDTPLELRLPPADVNVSGFNWVYVEYNGTDLSIYFNGTTMKDAHKQAGGTLHSSNEPFEFGSRSQGVGGEESGYTMDEVHFMLDTRPTGGSFQPPNQSYGPMEHTVMLWHFDETGGNQIIDESSHENDGEIDGNGAWETQDAFDSGGGGPGPGMQNTIEVKVILNQSVGNGQLDVAVWFPGLTWDDPPSMSERRGENSPSPSQGWMLSFTDPAIGPNTGPYKVDAIFDLNENGWWDEGEPQMGMDQLFVDNQGYTKVELDIGAGGGGGESRIEIVGMSPPSAAHEGADALVSVEIQTDAGTQSAEFKYMIGGSTSLRSIDLTGSSDGGWHMTYDWEGTIPGSDMTNKGLVGYFSVQDFSGKTLESDPMFIQVTFDEIPIGSTGPEVYRMISAPGLLDNKSSAIDAMVATLVANEQSDDATEWRTFRWNGSDYNESGYASMNPGEAYWIITLGSHVLTGGSGKSTDLSDPVSISLRSGWTQVGSPYNFTPNSYVYEAGAVEPSFYRYSGSGYSTTTTMSPGDGYWVYAYSATSMDVGFERNTLLAREAVNEPFDWKGNIIARVNGVDDTENIFGVMPDASEIWDVADRHEPPVIGNYISVAFDNTHWSERGGFYSRDVHSTQADGHEWLFVVKTNEEGVVSLDFEWTESLPSDWDVVLIDRAVGMVTDLRVEPAYDFACSCSDEGRDFVIVTGPPAFTRGAMDAYDVVPAEYQLSQNFPNPFNAVTTFRFSLPEESSVSIAVYDILGQEIAILANRQAYGAGNHALIWDGRNNAGRMMSTGVYLYRMEAFSSGKAIFQDARKLIMLK
- a CDS encoding MBL fold metallo-hydrolase; translation: MKSSHCFFIIVLMTLATIGLAQVREVSISYDGVPGYDSALGQVLEWSSQMEGPRIRSSEEPPDGLRLRWYGASGFELGDNKTTILIDPFVSRPPVSNPLAPLMIDTIAVDELILKPMGNRKADAILVSHAHADHVMDVPLVISRSTTADHRPLLVGDPNTVTLVESYHLSVETRLLEFDDGVVHYLIGQFGDFTVEAVRSLHPQYDFLPWRGPRGKIEGHPPFTGFDYLSYRDIAIAYIISYRGLKFVFCDGAVLQNLQAIGRADLLVLGIPVRENNTIAEALATLRPSFFIPTHYDDFFVPFHEMDQFDVTIDLTVFLPGKNKKEITLLDFSRFGEFFEEFPGYIRKARSKLPTESQSFLDPRLRILKPLTYYSLESLILK